Below is a window of Phyllopteryx taeniolatus isolate TA_2022b chromosome 16, UOR_Ptae_1.2, whole genome shotgun sequence DNA.
aggactttttcatcctctttagtgtctttctaacttcccccttactaatcattgctacttcctggtccaccacacctgtctcttctactcttccttatctctcattttcctcattcatcaattccTCAAAGTGTATCTattcagcacactactggcaccagtcaacacatttccatctctatccttaatcaccctgacctgtcaacacatttccatctctatccttctgtctggccaacctgtatagctTTTTCTCCCCTTTTTAGTGTCCAACagacatgtcatcatatgcctcatctctacctttgccctatgtcgcatctccatgtattcttgtTGCCTCTCTTTtatcctctcagtgtcccacttcttcttagctaacctttttttgtttgatttcctgtactttaagGTTCAATTAttaagtctccttctcccctttcctaccaaaacacaccaaatacagtcctgcctgtctctctgatgatCTTggttgtagtggtccagtcttctggaagctcctcctgcccccccccccccccccaagagcctgtctcacctcatctcgaaaagctgcacaaaacTCTTcatttctcagcttccaccacatggttcgctACTccgcctttgtcttcttaatctagCTCCTACCAGAATccctctttcacctctaggtcacatcctacctatgggacatagccactaatcacattatacataaacgTCCTCAAGTTCATGTTTCAgcttcatcactcgatctgacagTTTTCACCTCCAGGACATTTTTATCTctctcttcctttaaaataatccctacttgatttctcttcccatctacaccatagtaaaataatttgaaccctgcccctaaacttctagctttgctgcctttccacctgctctcctgagCTCACAACATATCAACCTTTCGCCTAacaatcatgtcaaccaactcccgagatcttcctgtcatagtcccaacattcaaattccccacattcagtttcaGGCTCTgagctttcctcttctctttctgcctaagaactcactttccacctctccttccgACCACAGTAGCTGTATTTTGACCAGCACCCTGTATTTTAACGGCgccagtggcggacgttgttaacccgagccacgaccaatccggtatggaattctatGGATGGacgttcatatttgtttggcaaagttttaagatggATGCCCTTCCAGGTCCTCCACTTGTCAAACTGGTACGAATTTTTCTCACATTGCCACCTTCATGTCAAACATCTTCTTTCCTCacaaagggttagggttactcaGTTAATTGATCTAGTTGACAGTAAACAACTGTCTTTACTGTAACTGTTTAAAGTAAATGAATTGAGTGTTTGTATTAACTTTactatacaggaagtcctcgatttacgacgGAGTtacgttcctacgctggcgacgtaacccgaatttccgcgtaagtcggatttcaccattaaagtcgaaatttacgtcgaaatacttctgttatggGTATTGTCCCATGTCATTGTGACAGCTAGCTcagcgtgtgcgtcgatgtgtgagtgagacgggattgtgaaggaggaaggagtgcgcgcaggtgcgtgtgtgtacagtggcaagtgtagtgacagcgaccggggaagagtagcgattagcagAGGACCCGTtaacgttgaatgtgcagaggagctaataaagccattaaagcagcaaatcggtgcttcgtgcctttattgttgccgccacccagctcagctgtgcaacgaaagaagggagttaaccccgaggaggacaacctcggcactggagaaggcgtctcccctgCATTttccgaccacggtcaggtgaccgcagtaggaaaggttaacacttcgtataaagaaactaaaatacattaaaattaaaaaaataagatactgtACTTACCAtgactgctgagagtgtgaaaaaaggagggcgaaaaaggcaaagatactcccagcgcacaaacacagacaagcactatgcactagctaagcagaaacactatggttcTGGGGACAAAATgtcggacgaggcacgggcatCGTAAAGTCAAAACGTCGTACGACTTCCTGTAATtcaatctaatctaatcttttCCCAATAACTTCTAGAATAGCATTGGTTTCTTTTCTTCAAGTGGAAGAGCAATAAAACTGAAAGAGAAATATTCAAAGAGTGGCATTACAGGCTGGAGAATAGAATGTGAATAAATTAGAGCAacacatttatttcttttaaaaggtCTAATTGCACAATAAGGTCTGTACAACAGTAAGTAAGCAAGAACAAGctccacaataataaacaaaaaaactgcatattATAAAGACATAGCGACACCTAGTGGCTCATATTGTCCTTGACTGGTGAAGTTTTTAAGTAAATGACACcaggctttattttttttctagttgtGCTGTTGATTACGAAGGACAAACATTGCTCACTGACATGTAAAGTTGCACAAATGCATTCATTTACCATTCACTGCTCACAAAGTTCCATAACTGGTCAGCTATGTCCCTACGAGATGTCGCAGAAGTGTCGATGTGGATTGGAGATACTAGATCAGGCCCATAATGCACTGCAAGCAGAGAAACTTGGTTATAAAATTGGCCACAGACCCACACTTCAATCCCCTCCAAAAACAAACCACAAGACATACAGTACCTCCTTTAAGGATGTGAGGCTCTGTATCATAGTCCCACTTGATCTTGGTTATTAAGGAGTACAGCTTTGCGACGTGTCTGTTGAGCAAAGattcaaaaatatattgaaactGATTTCTAAAGTTCCAAAGTAACAACTATCTGGAGGAAAAGAAGCATTCTGGAGGATTAATGTGGTAATTGAAGTGATGACAGGCGACACAACCACAGATACAATGACTGAAAAGTGGACACTCACATTGCAGACGGGATGACCTCAGTGGTGTCGTCTTCAATCTCGTTCTGCAGAACTGTGAGCTCGTTGTCCGAGCTCCTCAGTCCTTCCAACTCGCTCTGCAGAGCCCTGAGGAAAAAGTTAAGGACGCTAACAAAGAAAATgctttcaaaatgttaaattcaTCTTTCACTGCAACACTGGTCAGATAACAGTTGATGATGCCAGAGCTTTTACAGCCAGAAGTGGCAGTATCTAAATTTTAATATGCAGCAAAAACCGGCCATGTGTAAAGGATACTCTAATTCTGAGTCCATCATCTGACTCTTGGCAGTGAGGTGGCTCAGCTCCTCATCCAGGCTCTCCATTTCTTTCTCCCGTAGCTTCCTCTCCTCTTCCTTGTCAGCAAGCATCTGGCCCATAGTCTCCTCTTCCTGAACCATATCTGAGAGTTGCAGTATTGTAATAATTAGATAAGAGTTGTCAACAATAATGTCTCAAGAATAACCGTGATGGTACAGATCAGAAGTTAGGAATTTAAGAGAAATTAGACATAGAAGTGAAAATATACTGAAGTCATTACAGAAGTCATGATATATGAATCAATACCTTTTAAAATCTGTGTCACAGTCTCTCTGGTCGCCATCATTCGATCAAAAAAGGCCTTCTGTTCGTTTTCCACTTGATTTAGTCTATCAGGTTGAGCCCTGCTGATGGCCACCAGTGTATCCAGACTCTCCTGAAAGTCTTCATCTTGATCCCCTGACATTTTGATGATACTGGGCAGTAAGAAAGCACaaattattagactttacaccgatctgatcgccctgatcggtatcggccgataattagcattttatgctgatcggctttaatgtcataattcggcgatccgatcaatgactccgctaaagacatttactccgccaTCGTGTAccgtatatttgaattcaaaagctagtttatttttaaccttgttgcatgtcttttgacgtggtactgtaaatatctgacaaccaatgaagttatttaaaaaaaaaaaacatgttggcagtgggggacagacaacacgtctgagacagacaacatgtaatgcgtggatcagactacaagacaaatttggtctttcacaattacACTATgacagactactgcaataaaatcttgtattccgataccaccacatcccgtcgttaacgatcactgggctttatcttgtcaactcataaACGGCAATCAtggctctaaagttttggtgcgtgtgaagtaatttaattacaataaagtaattcaactacagtaagttagctcccattatttctgtcatgttgtaatgttggtttgacctgactgattagtaGTGTCGAGTAATGGAGGGGGCGTGTCCTTAAACCGCGtatcgaggcttgcttcatttaggggAGGAGCCGGAAGTGATGACGTCTGAAGCCTCCCTGCCCGGCTGTACGACGTGACCGATTCGGGAAGCGCTTCAGAGTTTGCCACGAGATTTGACAGCAACATAAATCCAGGCCCCATTCAAAATGTGCTCAGTTTGTATAGGCTACTAGAGTTTAGAGAGTGTTTACAACAGTTTGGATATTGCTTGGGCAGTAGGTAGAGCGTGATTGTGACTGCGTCACTCCTTGGAATCCTTGGAAAGAAGCTGCTGCCCGCTACCCCGGCATCCTGGTCTAATAGCCCAACCGTTGGTTCACTCGACTCCCAACCTGGGCTATGGTGGTCGCCTGAGTTCGAACCCCAAACAGCACCGTGCCGTATAAGTAACTGTTTTTGAGGCTgatcaattacatttgtttataaaaaactgcattttccaccatttcttCTTGTATTCAAAGGGAAGGTATTTCTTGTCTTCCAAGAAAGTAAGGTACAATAAGACCTCACTGAGAGAGGAAAAATTACTGTACACCAGTATATATAATTTTcctcttgaatgaatcacttaaaaaaaaaaaaaagatggtaaactgttatttctaaataagcactttcaaaatcctctTTTACATATTATCTTGGGAAATTaattggtcaaacattgttttgtaataggcgacatggtggacgactgcttagagcgtctgcctcacagttctgaggaccggggttcaaatcccaggcccgcctgtgtggagtttgcatgttctcaccgtgcctgcgtgggttttctccgggcactccggtttccccccacatcccaaaaacatgcatgctaggttaattgaagactctaaattgcccttaggtgtgaacgtgagtgcgcaTCGTTgtctgtttatgtgtgccctgcgattggttggcaaccagttcagggtgtaacccgcctcctgcccgaagatagctgggataggcaccagcacacccgcaacccttgtgaggataagcggctcagaaaattgatggatgcatggatggatctTTTGTAATACGTAGTCATTCATGAGAGCCAAAAAGACAAGAATGCAgcgcagcacatactgtatgtggtaaacatacagctgcctgtgattatgcacatggccagcaggtggtttcgtgtgcaatgacgcatcaagaaatgaaccatacttgaaccaatggctgaagtgctacaatgcttcatgaagcttcatctcggcATCACTGGAAGTccctgctctagtcaggtcatgtattctaatcagtgaTTAGAATAtgatgacctgactagagcagtgacttccaacctttatggagccaaggcacatattttacaattggaaaatctctcaggacaccaacaaacaaaaatgtcacaaaaagtagatacacagtaattactgtgtgtACTTCCtggcatctaatagaagagcatttatttgtctgtcattatgactcactggcataaatagaggaacaaagatacattgtttcttgtaaatgaataattttttggccggcacggtggacgactggttagcacatctgcctcacagttctggggaccggggttaaaatcccgacccgcctgtgtggagtttgcatgttctccccatgcctgggtgggttttctccgggcactacgatttcctcccacattccaaaaacatccgtggtaggttgactgaagactctaaattgcccgtaggtgtgaatgtgagcgcgaacggttgtttgtttctatgtgccctgcgaatggctggcaaacggttcagggtgtaccccgcctcctgcccgatgattgctgggataggctccagcagcccgcgagcctagtgaggataagcggtaaagaaaatggatggatggatgaaaaatctTTTGAGCAGTTAACtagaattttataatttcccacggcagcTCTGAACGttgctcatggcagactaatgtgccacggcacactcgTTGGCAATCACTGGACGAGAGAATGAATACTTTAAGATAGTcactatacagtacacaagtatatacagtaaatgaacaagtcatttacatagacacattgctccatcttgtgattggatcgatgatcgtttttttaaactctgtgatcggccccaaacctcctgatcgtgtaaaacctACGAATTATTAGTGGTGAGAAGTAACCATATAAAAATAGTttagttactgtacttaagtaggtttttcaggtatctgtactttgagttgtatttatttttctaccaaTGTTTACTCCCTCCTTTTAAAAACATCTGTACCTACAACTCCTTTGTCAAAATGGACTTGACTTTTTTCAACTTCTGTAGATGACGACACGTCGCAAAAAGACGTAGAGATAAAAGTCAACTGCAGAAGAGATCATGGGGACGTATAAAGTGGGGGCGAAATGGGGGGGGAAGACCTCGTCTCGCTCACGGTGGCCGCCAAATAATTTCATAAACGGATTCAGTACGTTTGCTAAAAATATTCGTTCTTTGAACGAAACGTTTTAGCCGATAGCAGCTGTTGATAATAATACAAGAGCTGCTATCGGCTAAAACGTTTCCTTCAAAGAAggataccgcttatcctcacgactaTAACTCACGCAGACTCAGTGACCTGCCAGTGTTAAACATCAAGCAGTTAAATGCTCTGCAAATTAGCCTCTACAAATGACAGTAGTTGGGGTACACAAATGTTCAGAACAACTTCCAAAACAGACGTAAAACGCGTGTGAAAACggcacattttaaacatttgttttcatcgCCATGATGGAAAATTGTTAGGACAAACAAACACTATCGCAACATCACTGGGCTAACATTTACcgagtaaaaaatatatatattttacagtaaaatGAGCAAAATTTGGAGTTTGGAATCTACCTTGCTGTTCCTTTTCTTGATTCAAATATGAACTACGGAGCCCGCgacattcattttcttctttgctGTGCAAGACTGGAGGTTGAAGGGCCTGGTGTTTTGCTACCGCCCCCTGCTGCACAGAGTGGGCAGCCAGGTTATGTTTTACCTTAAACAAAAATCCCAGTAACTGCCACACGCCTGAAAATTAGAACTATAACCAGTTAAAAGATTACATATGTTGTCCTGTCTGTTGTCCTCATGATGAATTATTAAGTGTAGAGTAAAGGAAATagcattgtttattttaagtaGCAAATTATGCATTACTAGTCACTACAATATCATACCCACTCTTCTCGGTCCAGTTGCTGTCCAGCATCAATTTGCTAAGCagtatttctggaaaaaaaaaatatatatattaaaagaaTATATTGCGGTTAATAATATAACTCTTGCAGATCTTCCGTACTGTTACACAAGTGTTTACTGTGGCTGCTACATGTGCAGTATGTCATAATTGAGGGTTGAATTGTagtgtgattttttattttttttttaacattaaaactGTACTCTAAAATCAAAGATCACAGATtgaaacaggcggcacggtggtcgactggttagagcgtcagcctcacagttctgaggacccgggttcaatccggagtttgcatgttctccccgtgcctgtgtgggttttcaccggcactccggtttcctctcacatcctaaaaacatgcattaattggagactctaaattgcccgtaggtgtgaatgtgagtgcggatggttgtttgtttctatgtgccctgcgattggctggcaaccagttcagggtgtaccccacctcctgcccgatgacagctgggataggctccagcacgcctgcgacccgagtgaggagaagcggctcagaaaatggatgtatggatggatggatattgaaacATCAATCCAGGTACACGTGCATCTTAATAAATCCGAATTAAAAAACGTATTTCTgcagttcaatttaaaaaaataaaataaaataaatgaaaaaataaaaagattcatctcctccttgagccgtcaccttatcgtggtggaggggtttgtgtgtcccaatgatcctaggagctaagttgtctggggctttatgcccctggcagggtcacccatggcaaacaggtcctaggtgagggactagACAAAggacggctcaaagaccccttatgaagaagacaaattatggactcaggtttcccttgcccggggcccccctctggagcaaggcctggagttggggcttgAAGGAGAGcccctggtggccgggcctgcacccatggggcccggccgggcacagcccgaaagggtaacgtgggtcccccttcccatgggctcaccacctgtgggaggggccataggggtcgggtgcagtgcgagatGGGTGGTGGCtgaaggtggggaccttggcgatccgatccccggctacagaagctggctctagggacgtggaatgtcacctctatggcagggaaggagcccgagctggtgtgtgaggtcgagaagttccgactagatatagtcggactcgcacagcttgggctatggtaccagtcctctcgagaggggttggactctcttccactctggtgagaggcgccgagcaggtgtgggtatacttattgctcccaggcttggcgcctgtacgttgggggttgaccccggtggacgagagggtagcctccctccgccttcgggtggggggacgggtcctgactgttgtttgtgcctatgcaccaaacagcagttcagagtacccaccctttttagagtccttggagggggtgctggagagcgctcccgctggggactccatcgttctgctgggggacttcaatgctcacgtgggcaatgacagtgagaccaggAAGGGCGtaattgggaggaatggcccctccgatcagaacccgagcggtgttctgttattggacttc
It encodes the following:
- the spc24 gene encoding kinetochore protein Spc24, which produces MSGDQDEDFQESLDTLVAISRAQPDRLNQVENEQKAFFDRMMATRETVTQILKDMVQEEETMGQMLADKEEERKLREKEMESLDEELSHLTAKSQMMDSELEALQSELEGLRSSDNELTVLQNEIEDDTTEVIPSAIHVAKLYSLITKIKWDYDTEPHILKGVHYGPDLVSPIHIDTSATSRRDIADQLWNFVSSEW